A part of Terriglobus roseus genomic DNA contains:
- the mscL gene encoding large conductance mechanosensitive channel protein MscL: MLKGFRDFILRGNVVDLAVAVIIGAAFAAITASVTADIITPFIAAIVGAPDFSNLVVHVPTLRHVVPPNPLPAGYIPPGELHVGKFLNAVINFLINAAAIYFMIVMPMKYVMAKFETPAVATTKPCPECLSDIPVDAKRCKFCAQPV; the protein is encoded by the coding sequence ATGCTGAAGGGCTTTCGCGATTTCATCCTGCGCGGCAACGTTGTTGATCTGGCAGTCGCGGTCATCATCGGTGCGGCATTTGCGGCCATCACGGCATCGGTAACGGCAGACATCATCACCCCGTTTATCGCTGCGATTGTTGGCGCACCGGATTTCTCCAACCTGGTTGTTCACGTTCCCACACTGCGCCATGTAGTACCGCCAAATCCCCTGCCTGCGGGTTATATTCCGCCGGGTGAACTTCACGTTGGCAAATTTCTCAATGCAGTCATCAACTTTCTGATCAACGCAGCAGCCATCTACTTCATGATCGTGATGCCTATGAAGTATGTGATGGCAAAGTTCGAGACGCCCGCAGTGGCCACTACAAAGCCTTGCCCGGAATGCCTGTCTGACATCCCGGTGGACGCCAAGCGCTGCAAATTCTGCGCGCAACCGGTGTAA
- the pyrE gene encoding orotate phosphoribosyltransferase, with protein MDLSTALTADRAKLLSLIAELSFRLGDFTLASGAKSDYYIDCRTTTLDAEGGRLSGLVFAELIRQHAPGAVAVGGLTMGADPLVSNTASASAWYALDHADAKPVHGFLVRKALKQHGTGRQIEGYVREGASVVVVDDVCTTGGSTITAIEAVKAAGMTVAAVLCLVDREQGGRTNIEAAIGDAPFVSVFTASDVRAEKLRQS; from the coding sequence ATGGACCTCTCCACTGCTCTGACCGCCGACCGCGCTAAACTTCTCAGCCTGATTGCAGAACTCAGCTTTCGTCTCGGCGATTTCACGCTGGCCTCTGGCGCCAAGAGCGATTACTACATCGACTGCCGCACCACCACGCTGGATGCCGAAGGCGGTCGCCTGAGCGGACTTGTCTTCGCAGAGCTGATTCGCCAACACGCTCCCGGTGCAGTCGCCGTTGGCGGTCTAACGATGGGTGCTGATCCGCTGGTGAGCAACACGGCGTCGGCGTCGGCCTGGTACGCGCTGGATCACGCGGATGCGAAGCCGGTGCATGGCTTTCTGGTTCGTAAAGCGCTCAAGCAGCACGGCACCGGGCGACAGATTGAGGGCTACGTGCGCGAAGGCGCTTCCGTTGTCGTGGTGGACGACGTCTGCACCACCGGCGGTAGCACTATCACCGCGATTGAAGCTGTGAAAGCCGCAGGCATGACCGTTGCAGCCGTGCTCTGCCTGGTGGATCGCGAACAGGGGGGCCGTACCAACATCGAAGCCGCAATCGGCGATGCTCCGTTCGTCAGCGTGTTCACTGCAAGCGACGTGCGCGCGGAGAAGTTGCGGCAGAGCTAG
- a CDS encoding D-sedoheptulose-7-phosphate isomerase, whose product MKELSVLQSNVADARVVLDTILELEPLVEEAARVLADALLRGNKLLACGNGGSAADASHLTTEFVVRFHKERRPYPAISLTANGGDLTACGNDYSFDDVFSRQVRAFGLKGDVLFAYTTSGNSENVLRALNTARQYGVATVAFLGRAGGACAGIADVELIVRHNVTARIQEAHKLLLHTICELVELRLLAAAEAGEQPLT is encoded by the coding sequence ATGAAGGAATTGAGCGTTTTACAAAGCAACGTAGCCGATGCAAGGGTAGTGCTGGATACGATCCTGGAGCTTGAACCGCTGGTAGAAGAGGCAGCACGAGTACTTGCCGACGCACTGCTGCGCGGCAACAAGCTGCTGGCATGCGGCAATGGTGGATCGGCTGCGGATGCATCGCATCTCACCACGGAGTTTGTGGTTCGCTTCCACAAGGAGCGTCGTCCATATCCCGCGATCAGCCTGACCGCAAACGGCGGCGATCTGACGGCCTGCGGCAACGATTACAGCTTCGACGATGTGTTTTCGCGGCAGGTACGTGCCTTCGGCTTGAAGGGTGACGTTCTGTTTGCCTACACTACCAGCGGCAACAGCGAGAATGTGCTGCGTGCGTTGAATACGGCGCGGCAGTATGGTGTTGCCACGGTTGCCTTTCTTGGACGCGCCGGTGGAGCATGCGCAGGCATTGCAGATGTGGAACTGATTGTGCGTCACAATGTGACGGCACGTATCCAAGAAGCACACAAGCTGCTGCTACACACTATCTGCGAGCTGGTGGAGCTTCGTCTCCTTGCTGCCGCAGAGGCAGGAGAGCAGCCGCTAACCTAA
- a CDS encoding DinB family protein, which translates to MDAVRFFVDQLQREHALNRKVLSVVPEGKNSWKPHDKSMELGYLAALVAQMPAWIAMMIATDGLDFADNSARSSFQAKGSDSTAALLKLADDSTVKGKSALEGTNEGHLNGTWSFRMGDKVLAGGTRINQIADTFTHMTHHRGQLTVYLRLLGVNVPSTYGPSADEKVV; encoded by the coding sequence ATGGATGCAGTGCGTTTCTTTGTGGACCAGTTGCAGCGGGAACATGCGTTGAACCGGAAGGTGCTATCCGTAGTGCCGGAAGGCAAGAACTCATGGAAGCCGCATGACAAGTCGATGGAGCTTGGTTATCTGGCGGCTCTGGTAGCGCAAATGCCTGCTTGGATTGCGATGATGATCGCTACGGATGGCCTTGATTTCGCTGACAATTCCGCACGCAGCAGCTTCCAGGCCAAGGGGTCGGACTCAACCGCAGCCTTGCTGAAGCTGGCCGATGATTCAACCGTGAAAGGGAAGTCTGCTCTCGAAGGCACGAACGAAGGCCACCTGAACGGGACGTGGAGCTTCCGCATGGGCGATAAGGTGCTGGCAGGAGGCACACGCATCAATCAGATCGCCGACACCTTCACCCACATGACCCATCATCGCGGCCAGTTGACGGTCTATCTGCGCCTGCTGGGAGTGAACGTGCCTTCGACGTATGGTCCAAGCGCGGATGAAAAGGTCGTCTAG
- a CDS encoding glycine betaine ABC transporter substrate-binding protein, giving the protein MRRAAACLLLLLLLPLTACNPPRGSRIVIGAKNFTEQVLLGELLAQEIEAQGEPVDRRFYLAGSYIAHQALVSGRIDAYVEYTGTALTSILKQPLDHDPQRVFDTVARIYHERYNVLVMPSLGFENTFAMVMRGEDADRLHVSRLSQLAPAAPSLRLGVGYEFEERPDGLHGLQAAYGLHFADSPRVMDLGLLYRALQNHQVDIVSGNSTDGAITALGFRVLADDRHYFPPYQAVPLVREDMLRAHPAALKALQMLTGKISEVQMQAMNHAVEGDHRDPAEVVKAFRQKNKL; this is encoded by the coding sequence GTGAGGCGCGCGGCGGCATGCTTGTTGCTGCTACTACTTTTGCCGTTGACCGCATGTAACCCGCCGCGTGGCTCGCGCATTGTCATCGGCGCAAAGAACTTCACAGAACAGGTTCTGCTCGGCGAACTTCTGGCGCAGGAGATCGAAGCGCAAGGTGAGCCAGTGGATCGGCGTTTCTATCTTGCGGGCAGTTACATCGCACATCAGGCGCTTGTCTCCGGTCGCATCGACGCTTATGTGGAGTACACCGGAACGGCGCTGACCTCCATCTTGAAGCAGCCGCTCGATCACGATCCGCAACGCGTCTTCGATACGGTCGCGCGCATCTATCACGAACGATACAACGTACTGGTAATGCCTTCGCTCGGCTTTGAAAACACCTTTGCCATGGTGATGCGTGGTGAAGATGCAGATCGACTTCACGTCAGCCGCCTGAGTCAGCTTGCGCCGGCGGCTCCTTCGTTAAGACTGGGCGTTGGATACGAGTTTGAGGAGCGCCCTGACGGTCTTCACGGACTCCAGGCCGCGTATGGGCTTCACTTTGCGGATTCTCCTCGCGTGATGGACCTCGGGTTGTTGTATCGCGCGCTACAAAACCATCAGGTGGATATCGTCAGTGGCAACTCCACTGATGGCGCCATTACCGCCCTGGGATTCAGGGTGCTTGCGGATGATCGCCACTACTTTCCGCCGTACCAGGCTGTTCCGCTGGTCCGGGAGGACATGCTGCGGGCGCACCCCGCAGCCCTGAAAGCACTGCAAATGCTGACAGGGAAGATCAGCGAGGTTCAGATGCAGGCGATGAACCACGCCGTGGAGGGAGATCACAGGGATCCCGCCGAGGTCGTGAAGGCGTTCCGACAAAAAAACAAGTTGTGA
- a CDS encoding PGN_0703 family putative restriction endonuclease, with the protein MAVRTESPELVVRSATNLRREISARNLGHAYETTYSSIPSVLFCEDESGQHGNFHPASYKRILANPEWAERLSKTYTASSRIAHGNERSRGELDCAVSSDALLMNIFCHPQALRSKRLKLLLNLEPDTMPAFGFRVRTSLRDGHDDRTEMDMRIDDLLVEAKLSESDFQTARPDLLRRYEAFEEVFETDQLPRSRSLFRGYQLLRGVLAAHCSDSRFAVFVDERRPDLQRQYFAVLSAIRYSHLRSRILMITWQEIAATLPASLQQFLEEKYGIVVTPKTR; encoded by the coding sequence ATGGCTGTGCGGACCGAATCCCCGGAACTTGTCGTGCGATCCGCGACGAATCTTCGCCGCGAGATCAGCGCTCGCAACCTTGGCCATGCGTATGAAACCACCTACAGCAGCATCCCTTCCGTGCTGTTTTGTGAAGATGAGAGCGGCCAACACGGCAACTTCCATCCCGCGAGTTACAAACGCATTCTTGCCAATCCTGAATGGGCAGAGCGGCTGAGCAAGACGTACACCGCCTCCAGCCGCATTGCGCATGGCAACGAGCGCAGCCGCGGCGAACTGGATTGTGCAGTGAGTTCCGATGCGCTGCTGATGAACATCTTTTGCCATCCGCAAGCGTTACGGTCGAAACGTCTGAAGCTGCTGCTGAATCTCGAACCAGACACAATGCCTGCATTTGGCTTCCGTGTGCGCACGTCGCTGCGCGATGGCCATGACGACCGCACGGAGATGGATATGCGCATCGACGATCTGCTGGTGGAAGCGAAGCTGAGCGAGTCGGATTTTCAGACGGCGCGACCTGATCTGCTGCGGCGTTATGAAGCGTTCGAGGAGGTTTTCGAGACCGATCAACTTCCGCGCTCACGCAGCCTGTTTCGCGGGTATCAACTTCTCCGTGGAGTGCTGGCAGCGCACTGCAGCGATTCCCGCTTCGCGGTGTTCGTCGATGAGCGCAGACCCGACCTGCAGCGACAATACTTCGCGGTACTCTCTGCCATCCGCTACAGCCATTTGCGCAGCCGCATCCTGATGATCACGTGGCAGGAGATCGCGGCTACGCTGCCCGCTTCCCTGCAGCAGTTTCTTGAAGAGAAATACGGCATTGTTGTAACGCCGAAAACCCGGTGA
- the gap gene encoding type I glyceraldehyde-3-phosphate dehydrogenase, translated as MAVKVGINGFGRIGRNVFRTAIDNPEIEFVAVNDLTSPSTLAHLLKYDSILGNLKHEIEAGDDYISVNGKKIKVFAERDPAKLPWAEVGAQIVVESTGHFTDATKAKAHLGETVKKVIISAPATNEDVTLVLGVNSDKYDASKHNVISNASCTTNGLAPVVKVLHEKFGITSGIMTTIHSYTNDQVILDFPHKDLRRARAAALNMIPSTTGAAKALKLVIPEMDGKLDGFSMRVPTPNVSVIDLTFNTEKPMTIASINEAIKSASEGALKGILGYTEEELVSSDFKGDNRSSIFDSKLTKVIGDKTGKVISWYDNEWGYSSRVKDLILFLVSKGL; from the coding sequence ATGGCAGTAAAGGTAGGCATTAACGGATTTGGCCGTATCGGCCGCAACGTCTTCCGCACCGCAATCGATAATCCTGAAATCGAGTTTGTGGCCGTCAACGATCTGACCAGCCCTTCCACGCTGGCTCACCTGCTGAAGTACGACTCGATTCTCGGCAATCTGAAGCACGAGATCGAAGCTGGCGACGACTACATCAGCGTCAACGGCAAGAAGATCAAGGTTTTCGCTGAGCGCGATCCTGCCAAGCTGCCCTGGGCAGAAGTTGGCGCACAGATCGTGGTGGAATCCACCGGCCACTTCACCGACGCCACCAAGGCCAAGGCCCACCTGGGCGAGACCGTGAAGAAGGTCATCATCTCCGCTCCTGCCACCAACGAGGACGTGACCCTGGTACTTGGCGTGAACAGCGACAAGTATGACGCGTCGAAGCACAACGTCATCTCCAACGCGAGCTGCACCACCAACGGCCTGGCGCCTGTGGTGAAGGTTCTGCACGAGAAGTTCGGCATCACCAGCGGCATTATGACCACGATCCACAGCTACACCAACGATCAGGTCATTCTGGACTTCCCGCACAAGGATCTGCGCCGCGCCCGTGCTGCTGCGCTGAACATGATCCCCTCGACCACAGGCGCTGCCAAGGCGCTGAAGCTGGTTATCCCTGAGATGGACGGCAAGCTCGACGGCTTCTCCATGCGCGTGCCCACGCCGAATGTCTCCGTGATCGATCTCACCTTCAACACGGAAAAGCCGATGACCATCGCCAGCATTAACGAAGCGATCAAGTCAGCCAGCGAAGGCGCGCTGAAGGGCATCCTTGGCTATACCGAGGAAGAACTGGTGAGCAGCGATTTCAAGGGTGACAACCGTTCGTCCATCTTCGACTCGAAGCTGACCAAGGTCATCGGCGACAAGACGGGCAAGGTCATCTCCTGGTACGACAACGAGTGGGGTTATAGCTCGCGCGTGAAGGACCTGATCCTGTTCCTGGTGAGCAAGGGTCTGTAA
- a CDS encoding ATP-binding cassette domain-containing protein encodes MNGAAIEIRDVVVKAAPSRSYSGEGVVILNGISLKLSAGTTTALLGRSGSGKTTLLRTINGLVSPTSGIVLVDGEVVGKGDLLALRHRIGYVIQETGLYPHLTIERNVAMPLELAGKPLAERQSRARELLAMTGLDPSKFADRMPWQLSGGQRQRAGVARALAADPAILLLDEPFGALDPLTRAEMQTMLRDLLKKLQKTAVIVTHDLQEAVFLADRVLLVDKGSIVADLPSRDVLHSQIPEVKEYVAAVQRFVEAEA; translated from the coding sequence ATGAACGGCGCGGCCATTGAGATCCGCGACGTAGTAGTGAAGGCGGCGCCCTCCCGAAGTTACTCCGGCGAGGGCGTTGTCATTCTGAATGGCATTTCGCTGAAACTGTCTGCCGGAACGACCACGGCGCTGCTAGGGCGCTCCGGCAGCGGGAAAACGACGCTGCTACGCACCATCAATGGGCTGGTCTCACCGACCTCCGGCATTGTGCTCGTCGACGGCGAAGTGGTCGGCAAGGGCGATTTGCTGGCCTTGCGCCACCGCATTGGTTACGTGATTCAGGAGACGGGCCTCTATCCTCACCTGACTATCGAACGCAACGTAGCCATGCCGCTGGAGCTTGCAGGAAAGCCGCTGGCGGAGCGGCAATCGCGAGCTCGTGAACTGCTTGCCATGACGGGGCTCGATCCATCGAAGTTTGCGGATCGCATGCCGTGGCAGCTCTCTGGCGGACAGCGTCAACGCGCTGGTGTGGCGCGGGCGTTGGCTGCTGATCCTGCCATCCTGCTGTTGGATGAACCCTTCGGCGCGCTCGATCCTCTGACGCGCGCCGAGATGCAGACCATGCTCCGCGATCTGCTCAAGAAGTTGCAGAAGACTGCCGTGATCGTTACGCACGATCTTCAGGAAGCGGTCTTTCTTGCGGATCGCGTTCTGCTGGTGGACAAGGGAAGTATCGTTGCAGACCTGCCTTCGCGCGATGTTCTGCACTCGCAGATTCCCGAGGTGAAGGAATACGTCGCGGCGGTACAGCGCTTTGTGGAGGCAGAGGCATGA
- a CDS encoding CYCXC family (seleno)protein gives MKRVLALVAVAVLTVAACAQWSNPSKDIPAYNASAPTKALPPILHDAQLTGVYFSHPYQVTVYKMAAKVSPVLHQMPCYCRCDLGMGHNSLHSCFEGLHGAECSTCMKEAAFTYQQTKLHKSPAQIRAAIEKGDWMNLDLEHVSL, from the coding sequence ATGAAGCGCGTACTTGCTCTTGTCGCCGTTGCCGTCCTTACCGTAGCCGCATGTGCACAGTGGTCGAACCCTTCGAAGGATATTCCGGCCTACAACGCCTCCGCGCCCACCAAGGCCCTGCCGCCGATCCTGCATGACGCGCAACTGACAGGCGTGTACTTCTCGCACCCGTACCAGGTAACGGTTTACAAGATGGCAGCAAAGGTTTCGCCGGTGCTGCACCAGATGCCCTGCTACTGCCGTTGTGATCTCGGCATGGGCCACAACAGCCTCCACTCCTGCTTTGAAGGCCTGCACGGAGCCGAATGCTCCACCTGCATGAAGGAAGCCGCCTTCACCTACCAGCAGACAAAGCTGCACAAGTCTCCTGCACAGATTCGCGCCGCCATTGAAAAGGGCGACTGGATGAATCTGGATCTGGAACACGTCAGCCTGTAA
- a CDS encoding ROK family protein has product MSMRIGVDLGGTKIEGRAFDNKGQELDRLRVPTPREDYDGTVATIIEVAKSLETRLGQQGTLGVGIPGSVVKSTGLVKNANSTWLNGRPLEKDLSKSWGREVRCANDANCLAVSEAVDGAGAGYNVVFGVILGTGCGGGVAIAGRVHNGPNGIGGEWGHNSLPMQREGEWPGPECYCGQRGCMETWVAGSGLERDFLAVTGKALRGPEIVKLSESGDAEAEAALQRLEDRLARGLSNVCNLLDPDAIVFGGGLSQLDRLYTNVPPLIAQYTFGKGFETPLRKAVHGDASGVRGAAWLWPQE; this is encoded by the coding sequence ATGAGCATGCGTATTGGAGTTGACCTCGGCGGCACAAAGATTGAAGGCCGCGCTTTTGATAACAAGGGACAGGAACTGGATCGCCTCCGCGTTCCCACACCGCGTGAAGATTACGACGGCACAGTCGCAACCATCATTGAGGTCGCCAAGTCGCTGGAGACGCGTCTTGGCCAGCAGGGAACGCTGGGCGTTGGCATTCCGGGGTCGGTGGTGAAGTCCACTGGGCTGGTGAAGAATGCGAACTCCACGTGGCTGAATGGCCGCCCGCTGGAGAAGGATCTTTCCAAGTCATGGGGCCGCGAAGTTCGCTGCGCCAACGACGCAAACTGCCTCGCGGTTTCAGAAGCAGTGGATGGAGCTGGCGCGGGATACAACGTTGTCTTCGGCGTCATCCTTGGCACCGGCTGCGGTGGTGGGGTTGCCATCGCAGGCAGGGTACACAACGGACCGAACGGCATTGGTGGCGAGTGGGGACACAACTCGCTGCCCATGCAGCGTGAAGGCGAATGGCCCGGCCCGGAATGCTACTGCGGTCAGCGCGGATGCATGGAGACCTGGGTTGCCGGATCAGGTCTGGAACGCGACTTTCTTGCTGTCACTGGCAAGGCGCTGCGCGGACCTGAAATCGTCAAGCTGAGCGAAAGTGGCGATGCCGAAGCAGAGGCCGCACTGCAGCGTCTGGAAGATCGTCTTGCACGCGGTTTGTCCAACGTCTGCAACCTGCTGGACCCGGATGCCATTGTTTTTGGTGGTGGTTTGTCTCAGTTGGATCGGCTGTACACGAATGTGCCTCCGCTCATCGCGCAGTACACCTTTGGCAAGGGATTTGAAACTCCACTGCGTAAGGCTGTACACGGCGACGCCAGCGGTGTGCGTGGTGCAGCTTGGCTCTGGCCGCAGGAATAG
- the mtnA gene encoding S-methyl-5-thioribose-1-phosphate isomerase yields the protein MIPTLEWTDQGVRFLDQTKLPLEETYVLATSYQDVATVIRDMIVRGAPAIGVSAAMGMALGIQNSPSTTVAALSKDVDEMAKVLAATRPTAVNLFWAIERIRVLYYQLVDKQPANLSEAEKIERIREEVRAEALRMYDEDIEACKTMGRFGAELLPKEGTVLTHCNAGALATCGYGTALGVIRAAVEAGHKINVLADETRPYLQGARLTAWELLHDGIQTSVLCDNMSGALMRKGRIQAVIVGSDRIAANGDVANKIGTYSVSVLAKEHGIPFYVAAPWSTVDMATKHGDDIPIEERSAYEVTHSNGKQMTPDGCGIENPAFDVTPAKYVTAIITERGVLYPPYDESMRAMEAAVKAEANGVPA from the coding sequence ATGATTCCTACTCTCGAATGGACCGACCAGGGCGTTCGCTTCCTCGATCAGACGAAGCTTCCGCTTGAAGAAACGTACGTACTCGCCACCAGCTATCAGGACGTTGCCACCGTCATCCGCGACATGATCGTTCGCGGCGCTCCAGCCATCGGCGTATCCGCCGCCATGGGCATGGCACTGGGCATCCAGAACTCGCCCTCGACCACCGTTGCCGCTCTGAGCAAGGATGTGGACGAGATGGCCAAAGTGCTAGCCGCCACCCGCCCAACCGCAGTCAACCTGTTCTGGGCAATTGAGCGCATCCGCGTGCTGTATTACCAGCTTGTCGACAAGCAGCCCGCGAATCTGTCGGAAGCTGAGAAGATCGAGCGCATTCGCGAAGAAGTTCGCGCTGAAGCGCTGCGTATGTACGACGAAGACATTGAAGCCTGCAAGACGATGGGCCGCTTCGGAGCAGAACTGTTGCCGAAGGAAGGCACAGTGCTGACGCACTGCAACGCAGGCGCTCTGGCCACCTGTGGCTATGGAACGGCGCTGGGCGTGATTCGCGCGGCTGTAGAAGCCGGACACAAGATCAACGTGCTGGCCGATGAGACTCGCCCGTACCTGCAGGGTGCTCGCCTGACCGCGTGGGAACTGCTGCATGACGGCATCCAGACCTCAGTGCTTTGCGACAACATGAGCGGCGCGCTGATGCGCAAAGGTCGCATTCAGGCAGTCATCGTCGGTTCGGACCGCATTGCTGCCAATGGCGATGTGGCCAATAAGATCGGCACTTACTCCGTCAGCGTTCTGGCGAAGGAACATGGCATTCCGTTCTACGTTGCCGCCCCTTGGTCCACCGTAGACATGGCGACGAAGCACGGCGATGACATTCCAATTGAAGAACGCAGCGCCTACGAAGTAACGCACTCCAACGGCAAGCAGATGACGCCGGACGGCTGCGGCATTGAAAACCCTGCTTTCGACGTCACCCCGGCAAAGTACGTGACCGCCATCATCACCGAGCGCGGCGTGCTGTATCCGCCGTACGACGAGAGCATGCGTGCCATGGAGGCCGCAGTTAAAGCAGAAGCCAATGGCGTACCTGCATAA
- a CDS encoding ABC transporter permease has product MTFLRMHLHELLQLTFEHLWLTVSAMLFASLIAIPAGIWLTRHERWAKPVIGFANVVQTVPSLALFGLLLPVPWLGDNAARLAILALTGYALLPIVRNTYVGIQGIDPALIDVSRALGMTDWQRLTKVELPLSASVLLAGLRTATVTCVGVATIAAAIGAGGLGEFIFRGVASVDNRFVLLGAVPAALLALFADAFLGWIERRLEVRRQQ; this is encoded by the coding sequence ATGACCTTCCTCCGCATGCATCTGCACGAGCTTCTTCAACTAACCTTCGAGCACCTTTGGCTCACGGTGTCTGCGATGTTGTTCGCCTCGCTTATCGCCATTCCTGCGGGCATCTGGCTCACGCGGCATGAACGTTGGGCCAAACCTGTCATCGGATTTGCGAACGTTGTCCAGACCGTTCCCAGCCTTGCACTTTTCGGCTTACTGCTGCCGGTGCCATGGCTCGGGGATAACGCAGCGCGGCTCGCTATTCTTGCGCTCACTGGCTATGCGCTACTGCCGATTGTTCGCAACACTTATGTGGGTATACAAGGCATCGACCCGGCTCTGATCGACGTAAGTCGCGCTCTCGGCATGACGGATTGGCAGCGGCTGACCAAGGTGGAATTGCCGCTTTCCGCAAGCGTTCTGTTAGCCGGCCTGCGCACAGCGACCGTAACGTGCGTCGGTGTAGCAACGATTGCGGCGGCGATTGGTGCGGGCGGTTTGGGCGAATTTATCTTCCGTGGCGTCGCGTCGGTAGACAACCGCTTCGTTTTGCTGGGAGCTGTCCCTGCGGCTCTGCTTGCGCTCTTTGCTGATGCGTTTCTTGGCTGGATTGAACGCAGGTTGGAAGTGCGGAGGCAGCAGTGA
- a CDS encoding ATP-binding protein, which produces MKRRGKRGPNNSEATGKIGQEIPQDQPAALQPSYPEAPAKAEIAAEAEPEAVEAEPIAPGKIEVETQPESLAAPVEPPSIPAGDKSAPRGYVVLTIGLPGSGKTTWFKRRGVTPLSSDMLRNILFDDITDQRYSGLVFSTLRSLLRARLIAKMPWNYVDATNLSAHERRQWIKMARSFGYEVQAVYFDVPLAVCVDRNSKRERRVADDVMQKMAERLRPPSFKEGFTKITVVRVKGQGTAAPVAAVSDDAFNAPVPADVDTPDLDGSEGIEPDEPQAE; this is translated from the coding sequence ATGAAAAGACGTGGTAAGCGTGGCCCCAACAACAGCGAGGCCACTGGAAAGATTGGGCAGGAGATCCCACAGGATCAGCCTGCAGCGCTGCAGCCGAGCTACCCCGAAGCTCCTGCAAAAGCAGAGATAGCCGCTGAAGCCGAACCGGAAGCGGTTGAGGCAGAGCCAATTGCTCCCGGCAAAATCGAAGTGGAAACGCAGCCGGAATCGCTGGCTGCGCCCGTTGAACCGCCTTCGATCCCGGCAGGCGACAAGTCGGCTCCCCGTGGCTATGTCGTTTTGACCATTGGGCTTCCCGGCAGCGGTAAGACCACTTGGTTCAAGCGCCGTGGCGTGACGCCGCTCAGCAGCGACATGCTACGCAACATCCTTTTTGACGACATTACGGACCAACGGTACAGCGGCTTGGTCTTCAGCACACTGCGTTCACTTTTGCGTGCGCGCTTGATTGCCAAGATGCCGTGGAACTACGTGGATGCCACCAACCTCAGCGCACACGAACGTCGCCAGTGGATCAAGATGGCGCGCTCGTTCGGTTACGAGGTGCAGGCCGTGTACTTTGACGTGCCGCTGGCTGTCTGCGTAGATCGGAACAGCAAGCGCGAGCGCCGGGTCGCCGATGACGTGATGCAGAAGATGGCAGAGCGTCTGCGTCCGCCGTCGTTCAAGGAAGGCTTCACGAAGATCACGGTCGTTCGCGTCAAGGGCCAGGGCACAGCAGCTCCGGTAGCTGCTGTCAGCGATGATGCCTTCAACGCTCCTGTACCTGCCGATGTCGATACGCCCGATCTGGACGGATCGGAAGGTATCGAGCCGGACGAACCGCAGGCTGAGTAA
- a CDS encoding permease gives MAYLHNHHRIAFMDWRQRSLLRANLLVLLSLTVSFWLSNFPYNRANPWLVIPLLFSLIGTVDTLRCMRTKWNWYHGGVVLCAYMDLMCVCVILFFLVYPFWL, from the coding sequence ATGGCGTACCTGCATAACCATCACCGGATTGCATTTATGGATTGGCGCCAGCGTTCGCTGCTGCGCGCCAATCTACTGGTGCTCCTGAGCCTGACGGTCTCATTCTGGCTGTCGAATTTCCCATATAACAGGGCCAATCCTTGGCTTGTGATTCCACTGCTGTTTTCCTTGATTGGAACGGTGGATACGTTGCGCTGCATGCGCACGAAGTGGAACTGGTACCACGGCGGTGTGGTGCTCTGTGCCTACATGGACCTGATGTGCGTCTGCGTCATCCTGTTCTTCCTGGTCTATCCGTTCTGGCTGTAG